One part of the Engraulis encrasicolus isolate BLACKSEA-1 chromosome 17, IST_EnEncr_1.0, whole genome shotgun sequence genome encodes these proteins:
- the LOC134467056 gene encoding uncharacterized protein LOC134467056, whose protein sequence is MVDNCCAPGCRNRRGKKKGGLALSFYRIPKDAARREKWISAIKRARSHQKKTERWDPPAVGFRLCSEHFISGRKSDNPLSPDFVPSIFGYLPSPEKRRRTARLEVFNRRQKAKISKIEQAKLTAEAIRVRASIDCPQNNAATEDQTTEPSITENQVIAPPITDPLEDSGDEDPVQPDPATPPCTSETCSKHIQSLELECQALRTENMLLRDKINRKTLTELSLQNDDKKVNTLTGLATYTCLMTIFQCLTPFLKLRASITCFQQYMLTLMKLRMNLTFDFLGFYFAIDPTTASRHFKHCVNLIYCRLVPSLVVWPDRESLRTSLPYVFRNGGYEKTVCIIDCFEIFLEKPSRLRPSAQCYSKYKSHHTMKYLIAICPQGSISFISNGWGGRTSDKFITEHSNFLPNILPGDIVLADRGFLVKEAIERCLAELKIPAFTRGKAQLDPVDIENTRSLASLRIHIERVIGVLRQKYTIPSKPGANNFHRHRDRK, encoded by the exons ATGGTAGACAACTGTTGTGCTCCAGGTTGTCGAAACAGACGGGGCAAGAAGAAAGGAGGATTAGCTCTATCATTTTATCGCATCCCAAAAGATGCTGCGAGGAGGGAAAAGTGGATAAGTGCTATCAAAAGAGCCAGGAGCCATCAGAAGAAGACTGAAAGGTGGGACCCGCCTGCCGTAGGATTTCGTTTGTGCAGCGAACACTTCATATCAG GGAGAAAGAGTGATAACCCTTTAAGTCCAGACTTTGTGCCATCGATTTTTGGCTATCTTCCGTCTccagagaagaggagacggaCAGCTAGACTGGAGGTGTTCAACAGGAGGCAGAAGGCGAAAATATCGAAAATAGAGCAGGCAAAGCTAACTGCAGAAGCCATCCGTGTAAG GGCATCAATTGATTGTCCCCAAAACAATGCAGCAACAGAAGACCAAACCACAGAGCCCTCCATCACAGAAAACCAAGTCATAGCGCCCCCCATCACAGATCCTTTGGAAGACTCGGGTGATGAAGATCCTGTCCAGCCTGATCCAGCAACACCACCTTGCACCTCTGAAACCTGTAGTAAGCACATCCAGTCTCTTGAGCTAGAATGCCAAGCTCTAAGGACTGAAAATATGTTGTTAAGGGACAAAATAAATAGAAAGACCCTGACAGAGCTTAGTTTGCAAAATGATGATAAAAAGGTGAATACCCTCACTGGGTTAGCAACCTATACATGTCTTATGACCATCTTTCAATGTTTGACTCCATTTCTCAAACTTAGAGCATCAATAACATGTTTTCAACAATATATGTTGACTTTGATGAAGCTGCGGATGAACTTGACTTTTGACTTTTTAGGTTTTTATTTTGCCATTGATCCAACTACTGCTTCTAGACACTTCAAACACTGCGTTAATTTGATTTATTGTAGACTGGTGCCAAGTCTAGTGGTGTGGCCTGATAGAGAATCTTTAAGAACATCTCTTCCATATGTATTTAGAAATGGTGGCTACGAGAAGACTGTTTGTATCATAGATTGTTTTGAAATATTTTTAGAGAAACCAAGTAGATTGCGACCCAGTGCACAGTGTTACTCAAAATACAAATCACATCACACCATGAAATATTTAATTGCCATTTGCCCTCAAGGTTCAATTTCTTTCATCTCTAATGGATGGGGAGGTCGCACCAGTGATAAATTCATTACAGAACACAGTAATTTTTTACCTAATATTCTCCCAGGGGATATTGTTTTGGCAGACAGGGGCTTTCTGGTGAAAGAGGCTATTGAAAGATGTCTGGCTGAATTAAAAATCCCAGCATTTACTCGTGGGAAAGCACAGTTAGATCCTGTTGACATAGAGAATACAAGATCCCTAGCCTCCTTAAGAATTCACATTGAAAGAGTCATAGGAGTACTTCGTCAGAAATATACTATCCCTTCAAAGCCCGGTGCCAATAACTttcacagacatagagacagaaaaTGA
- the LOC134467057 gene encoding uncharacterized protein LOC134467057 produces MAERGVQTVKQMLKKAKADGKDPYLSLLNLRSTPMEDIGASPAQLLMGRHDLPDLRYADIHSYLVNFPSVYSGDSLRAYKSLEAYKWCQSGFVTHIQLWSIASKNCGIITARVNHSQRLNDSQLKPWVVVRNDGVVLGAHCNCTAGLGESCSHVSAVLFRLWEKNNARHEEISCTSKKCKWASPSEDAAKNVEYQQGKDIIFNSSQKNKKGNSTKGTSAPPSFPPLTAAEQAQLYKNLSQCHTQDGKSCRPAVLSVVPGYATSYVPKAVKLDLPEPLTSLYDKKARDLSLAELQEQAEGIFDDLAVTEEQSDIVEEETQAQSKSRIWYDQRSGRVTGSTFRAATRTDIRKPAVSLVRQICYPKSHVFTSEATRWGCKNEELARSYYEMQHRLSHTDVLVRPAGFRISTQHPFIGASPDGYVSCSCCGTGVIEIKCPFSAKDLSVSEAVNSVGHFCLEKNVEGKIEVKRDHPYFYQVQMQLFVTKCDYCDFILWTEKELFVERIAFDSEFFQVQLELARAFFTKCIIPELLGKWFSAPKQPTADSDPQQQWCYCRAPAAGNMLVCASGFCAVKRFHQTCLQLKRVPKQWLCPSCRKLLNAQKKP; encoded by the exons ATGGCTGAAAGGGGAGTACAGACTGTAAAACAAATGCTGAAAAAGGCCAAAGCGGATGGAAAAGATCCATACCTGTCGTTGCTGAATCTGAGAAGCACACCTATGGAGGACATTGGAGCGTCACCAGCCCAGCTGTTGATGGGTAGAC ATGATTTACCCGACTTGCGCTATGCTGACATCCACAGCTATCTGGTAAACTTCCCATCCGTTTACTCTGGGGACTCACTCAGAGCGTATAAAAGCTTGGAGGCGTATAAATGGTGTCAGTCCGGCTTCGTCACGCACATTCAGCTGTGGAGTATTGCATCCAAAAACTGCGGCATCATCACTGCAAGG GTTAATCACTCCCAACGGCTGAATGACAGTCAGCTAAAGCCATGGGTGGTGGTGAGGAACGACGGTGTTGTCCTAGGAGCACACTGCAACTGTACAGCGGGACTCGGGGAGAGCTGCTCTCATGTGTCAGCTGTGCTCTTCAGACTGTGGGAGAAAAACAACGCAAGGCACGAAGAGATCAGCTGCACGTCTAAAAAGTGCAAGTGGGCCTCGCCCAGTGAGGATGCTGCGAAGAATGTGGAGTACCAGCAGGGCAAGGACATCATATTCAACAGCAGTCAAAAAAACAAGAAGGGTAATTCCACCAAGGGTACCTCTGCGCCACCATCTTTCCCACCCCTGACTGCTGCCGAGCAAGCTCAACTCTACAAGAACCTTTCTCAGTGCCACACTCAAGATGGGAAATCCTGCAGACCTGCCGTCCTGTCAGTTGTTCCCGGGTATGCCACATCTTATGTACCCAAGGCTGTCAAGCTGGATTTACCCGAACCCCTCACCAGTTTGTACGACAAGAAGGCAAGAGACCTGAGCCTGGCTGAGCTACAAGAACAGGCAGAAGGAATATTTGATGACTTGGCTGTCACTGAAGAACAG AGTGATATTGTAGAGGAGGAGACCCAAGCTCAGTCCAAATCCAGAATTTGGTATGATCAGAGGAGTGGTAGGGTGACAGGATCTACCTTCAGAGCAGCAACCAGAACAGACATCAGAAAGCCAGCAGTGTCTCTCGTGAGACAGATTTGTTACCCAAAGTCCCATGTTTTCACCAGTGAGGCTACCAG ATGGGGATGCAAGAATGAAGAACTGGCCagaagttattacgaaatgcagcATCGACTATCACACACAGATGTCCTGGTGCGACCAGCCGGATTCAGAATTTCTACTCAGCACCCATTTATCGGGGCCTCACCTGATGGGTATGTGTCCTGTAGCTGCTGTGGCACAGGGGTAATAGAAATCAAATGCCCATTTTCAGCAAAGGACCTGTCTGTGAGTGAAGCTGTCAATTCTGTTGGACACTTTTGCCTAGAAAAAAATGTTGAAGGAAAAATTGAAGTCAAGCGAGACCATCCATACTTCTACCAAGTCCAGATGCAGCTATTTGTCACAAAATGTGATTACTGTGATTTTATTCTGTGGACGGAAAAGGAACTCTTTGTAGAACGCATTGCATTCGACTCAGAATTCTTTCAAGTACAACTTGAACTCGCTCGTGCCTTCTTCACAAAATGTATTATCCCAGAGTTGTTAGGAAAATGGTTTTCTGCACCTAAACAACCAACTGCTGACTCCGATCCCCAGCAACAGTGGTGCTACTGCCGTGCACCTGCGGCAGGGAACATGCTCGTTTGTGCCTCAGGGTTCTGTGCCGTGAAGAGGTTCCACCAAACCTGCCTCCAGCTGAAAAGGGTACCAAAACAGTGGCTGTGTCCAAGCTGTAGGAAACTACTCAATGCCCAAAAAAAACCTTAA